The region ATAATGCAAAAGGGAGATCAATTAATGAAGCAATTGTCGCTGATGTAAAAAACTCTCTTATTGATTCAAACTCTTGCAAATGTCGTGCGAAAGCACCTACCGAAGGAGGTCTAGCTTCCATCCTAATACCTAATACCTTCTGAAATAACTTTGAGGAAATTAGTACATCTGATTTTTTCCCTGCTATATCAATAAAATAACTTCGTAAATATTTTAAAATAAAATCAAATACAAAAATAACAAAGATACCTGATGAAAGTACCCATAATGACTCAAATGCTAAATTCGGTACTACTTTGTCATATACTAAACGGGTAAACATAGGAGTAGCAATTGCAAACATATTAATTAATATCGATGCAATAAATACATCACGATAGATATGCTTTGATTCAAATAATGTACTCCAAAACCAATGACCTTCTCTTTTCTTAAGAATTTCTGGAGAGCGGTCATCGTATCTAAACTGTTTTTTAAGTAAAAAATATCGCCCAATATATTGACTGTCTAAGTCTTCAATTGTAATTGAGATAGGGAGAGTTCCTGAACTTTGAGTAATAATTTCAGCTTCTTTCTGTTCATTATCAAATCCAGTTAAAACACAAGATTCTCCATTATTAAGCAATAACACAACAGGTAAGATCAACGTCGGGATCGTAAGTAACTGAGCTTGGTTCTCTTTTGCTATCAAACCTGCTTTTTCTGCCGCTCTAGGGAATAAAAAAGGTGTTAATTTACCTTCCTGTAGTGGTAAGCCATTAATCAGGACTTCTGGTGAATTAACTTTTCCATAATAACGACTGACGTAACAAAGGGAGTGTAATAGTGAATCTTTCATTATGCACCCTTCACTGTTTCATTAACAAAAAAACCTTGGAAAACATCAACATTATGCTCTGCTAATAGTTTTAATTGCTCTTGGTTTTCTACTCGTGACGCTATCGTTGTCACACCTAGATTTTGTGCTGTCCTAGAGATTGAAGCCAAAATATAACGTTGTTTTTCATCACTTAACTGATGAGTAAATAAATAATCTAATTTCACATATTTAGGTCTAAACGTTTTAATATATTCTAGTGATTCAAAGTTTCTACCAAAATTATCAACACCGAACTCAGCACCGGAAGATCGGATCACATTACACAACAAAGCGGTATGATCTTCACTTTCAATAAAGGCTGATTCTTGGATCTCAAAATGAAGTAATGAAGCTATCGAACTATGTTTTTTCAATGTATTTGTTAACCAACGAACAAAGCTTGGATTTTCAACACTACGAGTAGCTAAGTTAATTGCCACTGGTTGAGTTATTTCATCTGAACAGATGCGTTCAATCATGGTGCGGATAACATATTGGTCAAATAGCATCGTTTCATTCAACTGCTCTAGTGCAAATAAATATTGGTTCGCAGAGTAACGTTCATTATTTTTTTCAATAGCAGAAAAAACTTCTTGATGAAAAACTGTACCTATACGAGTTGTCGCTAACTGTAAGGTAAAAGTAAATAAATTATCACTAATAGCTTCATCAACAAATTGCTTCCATTGTTGCTTACCCATCAACTCATGAGCACTTTCATCAGCAATAAAACCAAAGTGCAATTCAGGATTTGAAAGTGCTTGAGTTAACGCATTATCTGCTAATGATAATATTTCTGTTGTTGTCTTTCTAGATTCACTGAATACTACCCCCAATGTGGCATCAATTGGGGCAGTTGCTGTTGGATCACCTTTAATGTCCTGTGCATATGCAACAATGTTCTCAGCTGTTGTTTTTAATTCTTCTTCTTCTATATTTGGAAAGATAAATCCAAATTCTGATGAATTAATCCGAGTTAGAATGACATTATTCATTGGTAATGTAGCTTTTAATAGGTCGGCTAATTCTCGAACTAACTGATCCCCAGCTTCATAACCTTCTTGTTCATATACTTTATTTATAAAATTAATTTTAAATATGGCTATCCCACCTTTAGCAGAATCAGATAACCATGTAGTTAACTGCCCAAGAAAAAATGAACGATTTCCTAGCCCAGAAACAGGATCAAGATAAACTTTATCTCTTAATTTTTCAGCTTCTTTTGCTTGAGATTTAAAACTCTTAGCAATTTGTGCTGACATAGAATTAATGCCAGAAATTACCGCTTCAAGATCTTTCGTTTTGGGTTTTGGTAATTCATTATCAAAATTGTTATCAGCGACTTCTTGCATTTTTACAATCATTTGCTGTAACGGTGATAGAGCTCGTTTAACAACAAATGAGATAGTAATTATACCTAAACCTATCACAATAAAGAAAGTCGTTGCTAGCTGCGTTAGAGCGCCCCATAACTGCTGATATGCATAGCCTGGGTGCGTAACAATCTCAACTTCAGCTAATTGTAACCACCCGCTAGTGATGATACGACTTTCTGATATAGTCCGAAATAGATGTAGATCTGAAAACCACTTAGGGACTGTATCAATAACTATAGGATAGACACGTACAATCTCATCGTTAGTATTAAATAATGTCAATCTAACTGCTGAATAGTAACTGCCATCAAATAACGCATTGATAACAGATTCAGCAGCAACTTTATCTTCATTTTCTAAATACGGAGCTAATGCTAACCCTACAGTGTTAATTGTATTGTTTACTTCTGACCGTTGTTGGTTCTCTAAAAATATCTGTGTATTTTTAAATTCAATTGCGAAGACAGAGATCATTAATATTAAAAAAACGACTGTCATCCATGATACTAACTGTTTATATAATGTCATCTCTAATTACTCATTGATCATAGTTTAAAATTGGTTGCTTTAATCGCAGGTCTTTATTCCTTGCTCGTAAATCATTCCACAAGCTAAGCCGTGAAGATTTACCTGCTTGTTTCCCGTTACCTTTACCCTTCATTAACCATAAGTGTTTACCATTGAAGCTGTAGATAGGTAATAAATCTTTACGTCTTGTTGCTGGTTTAATTTCTTTATCAATATTATCCAAAATTAAGGGAACTGAACCAGGGGTTGGATAATAAGCTAACACCATATGAAATTGATTTAGCTCTAACGCTTTAAGGTAAATTAATCGTAACTTTTTATCCGAAACACCAAGCTCTAACAAAGAGAAGTACTTAGCTATAGTAAAGTCTTCACAATCACCTGCGTTACTTCCAAGGAATTCTAGTGGTGTAGCCCAATAATCTTTCTTGCCCCACAGCCTAATATCATCAACAAAATAAAGTTGATTAAAAAATTGATTAACTCTTTCTAGCTGCTCTTTCTCTTTTTTAGAATCCAATTCAGAAATCAATTTACGCCACGTTATTACCCTTTTCCCTGCTCTTTCTCCATACTCATCTTGTACTGCTTTTATCCAAACATTCTCTTGTTTTGTTAAAGCAATAGAAGCTAATGAAAATATGATTACTGGAATGGCTAACCATTTCACTCTCATTTTATCTTACGCTCCCAATTTGATTTAAATTACTCTCGTAGTGCTGAGTTCTTTGTATTCATGATCGGCCTAATTAGATAATCTAAAACTGTTCGTTTACCAGTAATAATATCTACAGAAGTTGTCATACCTGAAATAATATGGAACTGAGTTTTGTCAGCAAGATCTTCTTGTGATGTACGCACTCGAACCAAATAAAAACTGTTTCCTTCTTCATCTTGAATTGTATCGGCACTTATATGTTCTAGAGTTCCTTTCAAGCCACCATAACGAGTAAAGTCATACGCGCTAAATTTAACGATTGCAGGTAACCCTGGTTTAAGAAAAGCAATATCTTGAGGTGCTATTTTTGCTTCAATAAGTAATGTATCTTCCGTTGGAACAATTTCAATAAGATCCATTCCAGGTTGAATTACACCACCAACTGTATTTATATAAATTTTTTGAATCGTTCCTGTGACAGGAGAGACAACAACCGTTCGATTTACTTTATCTCTTAAACCTACTTGAGATTCCGTAAGGGCTGATAACTTATCTTGAACATTGTTTAATTTCTCTTGCTGCTCAGAACGAAATTTAAGGGCTGCATCAATTCGATTTAATACCGCCTCTTGAATTGTAGACGTTAAAATTGGAATTTTTAATTCTGTCGATGTTAATTCACGCTTTGTATCATTAACTTGCCGTTGAAGCTTTAATAATTCAATTCGCGGTACAACACCTTCATCAGCAAGTGGCTTAGTTATATCTAACTCTTTTCTAGCTAAACCATAGCTTGCTTTTAAATTCTTAATTCGGGATTTAATTTCAATGAGGTCTTGTTGCTTTTGGCTGACTTGCTGATCAAAAACATAAATACGATTTTTTAAATTATTCATATCAGCTTCATATTCTGCAAGTTGACGTTGAATAACAATTGGATTCTCTTCTATGAACTCAGCATCAAATACTAATTTATCATTAGATATAATTACCGAATCTTTCCAACGTTTTCTGCTATTAATATCTTGAATGAGGATGCTATCAATTGATGCTGACAATTGTGTCGCACTTGCGGTTAAATTGATAAGCTGTTTTTTTCGCTCTCTAAAATCAGAACGAAAACGAGTATCATCAATTAAAAGTAATTGTTGATTTTGTTTTACTTGTTCCCCTTCTTTCACTAGAACCTTTTTTACTAAGCCTCCCTCCAAGTTTTGTACAACTTGTAACTGTGACGATGGAATAACCTTACCTTGGCCCACAGTAACCTTATCAATTTCAGCCCATGAAGCCCACGCAATCGCAACACCAATAAAAACCAATATTATCCATAATAAAATTTTGGCATTAGTTGGCGTATTTAATAGTAACGCTGCTGTATTATCATCAACAAATTCAAGTTCATCTTTACTTAGTTTACTAAGTCCTTTTTTATTCATTTCAATATCCCTAACTGCAGTGAATGAATAACATTTTCATTACATTAAGAGTACCGTACTTCAGTAATTCTCACTAGGTTAATTAGTTATAATTTGAGACGTACCACTATGATAGGAAGTATTGATATCAGATAGGATTTACAGTGTAAATTGAAAATCGGCGTTGAATAACGATTTACACTGTAAATTGAAATATAGAGAAATTAAACTGCTCGATTTACACTGTAAATTACAATGTCAGGCTAGAGGAATATTTATGATTTACACTGTAAATTCTTAAGCATAAATTGGATTGATTCTCGAACACTAGCTTCTGCATTCTTTCTTCCTATCAAGTTACACTCTTGGATAACCTCCTTCCACTCTTTTGCCTGAATGATTTTAGCTATCACCATCTGCTGTTGAACCTCAGATAAAATAGAAAGTTTTCTTATATTGGATAAGATAAACCAACGAAGTTCATATTGAATTAACTCGAAACCTAGACCACCAGATATAAAAATATGTAATCGCTTTTCCATTAACGGTGTGATGACTTCTGTCTTAGAAACACCATGAACTAAACTAATTACATCTTTATACGCAAGTTCAGAAAATGTAGATAATAATTGCTCAGGAAATTCGGTATTAAAATACGATTCAGCAATAGATAACCAAACCGTTGATTTTTTACTAAGTGGCTTTATTGCTAGCAATGAGTGCGTACCACTAGATTTATCTTTGCTTATCCCTAACCGTACAAATTGAAAGTCTAAACTATTCCAAAAATAGTTAAGTTCAGCCGTTGAACCAAAGCTAGTACTCAGATAGTCAACATTATTTTTTTCATAATATTGCTCAATAGCTTTAATAAATTGAGATCCTATACCGCACTGTTGGTAACAAGGTTCAACTGCTACCCTCATTATACGCATTGTTGATTGTGTACCAGGTTCATCAATACATAATGTTTGAGACAAAGATACTGCAGCTAAATGACCTTTTGGACGACGTTTGCCATATTGAACATCATTAATAAGCTCAATATCAAGCTCTCCTTCTTTTGATAATAACGCACAACTTACAAGCTCCTCAGTCTCTATATCTATTCCAACCCAGCAACAAAGCGAAGGATCTGTAAGTAACGATAACCAATCATTCGGTGATGTCTGATAGTGAGCAGATACTAATAATGAGAATACAGACTGAGCTAAGGTTACATTATTGATTAACTCAATCGTTGATAAGCATTGAAACGTAAGAGGAGATAATGACTTATTAGTAGGAATAAGTGCTGATTTCGATTTGTGCTCTAACAAAAATACAGATGATAACCAGCTTTCTAACGGGTCATTTATGTTCCACCTAATTGGTTGCTTCATTTCTATTGAACGATAGTTTGGTCTGATTTGTAAAAGCTGCTGT is a window of Aliivibrio wodanis DNA encoding:
- a CDS encoding putative exported protein, with product MRVKWLAIPVIIFSLASIALTKQENVWIKAVQDEYGERAGKRVITWRKLISELDSKKEKEQLERVNQFFNQLYFVDDIRLWGKKDYWATPLEFLGSNAGDCEDFTIAKYFSLLELGVSDKKLRLIYLKALELNQFHMVLAYYPTPGSVPLILDNIDKEIKPATRRKDLLPIYSFNGKHLWLMKGKGNGKQAGKSSRLSLWNDLRARNKDLRLKQPILNYDQ
- a CDS encoding putative ATPase, which encodes MHSVLSFLNTLSSYAASGYIRYPILLEGSKSWCESLIEAFLVKQSSRFIHIELYGDLTIPGFATFPMKSALKKLGQETDCLVIDISHEFNANAINAVCGTVVGGGLVFFIQSSDSALPLFVRQWLSLFTQQMVHLVESDSNLLLPSKPILNTNDFSELKSGYRSLDQEQAVAAIKKTVTGHSKRPLVMTADRGRGKSSAIGISIAELAMTRNITIGITAPLRVSVDEIFAHAERVALINGAEVSSSKHQLTINKAHIIYISPDELLRNPQNLDLLCVDEAAAIPAPMLLSLAKQYSRMIFSTTINGYEGTGRGFEIKFKQQLLQIRPNYRSIEMKQPIRWNINDPLESWLSSVFLLEHKSKSALIPTNKSLSPLTFQCLSTIELINNVTLAQSVFSLLVSAHYQTSPNDWLSLLTDPSLCCWVGIDIETEELVSCALLSKEGELDIELINDVQYGKRRPKGHLAAVSLSQTLCIDEPGTQSTMRIMRVAVEPCYQQCGIGSQFIKAIEQYYEKNNVDYLSTSFGSTAELNYFWNSLDFQFVRLGISKDKSSGTHSLLAIKPLSKKSTVWLSIAESYFNTEFPEQLLSTFSELAYKDVISLVHGVSKTEVITPLMEKRLHIFISGGLGFELIQYELRWFILSNIRKLSILSEVQQQMVIAKIIQAKEWKEVIQECNLIGRKNAEASVRESIQFMLKNLQCKS
- a CDS encoding secretion protein, HlyD family — protein: MNKKGLSKLSKDELEFVDDNTAALLLNTPTNAKILLWIILVFIGVAIAWASWAEIDKVTVGQGKVIPSSQLQVVQNLEGGLVKKVLVKEGEQVKQNQQLLLIDDTRFRSDFRERKKQLINLTASATQLSASIDSILIQDINSRKRWKDSVIISNDKLVFDAEFIEENPIVIQRQLAEYEADMNNLKNRIYVFDQQVSQKQQDLIEIKSRIKNLKASYGLARKELDITKPLADEGVVPRIELLKLQRQVNDTKRELTSTELKIPILTSTIQEAVLNRIDAALKFRSEQQEKLNNVQDKLSALTESQVGLRDKVNRTVVVSPVTGTIQKIYINTVGGVIQPGMDLIEIVPTEDTLLIEAKIAPQDIAFLKPGLPAIVKFSAYDFTRYGGLKGTLEHISADTIQDEEGNSFYLVRVRTSQEDLADKTQFHIISGMTTSVDIITGKRTVLDYLIRPIMNTKNSALRE
- a CDS encoding membrane signal transduction protein, with protein sequence MTLYKQLVSWMTVVFLILMISVFAIEFKNTQIFLENQQRSEVNNTINTVGLALAPYLENEDKVAAESVINALFDGSYYSAVRLTLFNTNDEIVRVYPIVIDTVPKWFSDLHLFRTISESRIITSGWLQLAEVEIVTHPGYAYQQLWGALTQLATTFFIVIGLGIITISFVVKRALSPLQQMIVKMQEVADNNFDNELPKPKTKDLEAVISGINSMSAQIAKSFKSQAKEAEKLRDKVYLDPVSGLGNRSFFLGQLTTWLSDSAKGGIAIFKINFINKVYEQEGYEAGDQLVRELADLLKATLPMNNVILTRINSSEFGFIFPNIEEEELKTTAENIVAYAQDIKGDPTATAPIDATLGVVFSESRKTTTEILSLADNALTQALSNPELHFGFIADESAHELMGKQQWKQFVDEAISDNLFTFTLQLATTRIGTVFHQEVFSAIEKNNERYSANQYLFALEQLNETMLFDQYVIRTMIERICSDEITQPVAINLATRSVENPSFVRWLTNTLKKHSSIASLLHFEIQESAFIESEDHTALLCNVIRSSGAEFGVDNFGRNFESLEYIKTFRPKYVKLDYLFTHQLSDEKQRYILASISRTAQNLGVTTIASRVENQEQLKLLAEHNVDVFQGFFVNETVKGA